The proteins below come from a single Alnus glutinosa chromosome 9, dhAlnGlut1.1, whole genome shotgun sequence genomic window:
- the LOC133878349 gene encoding LOW QUALITY PROTEIN: uncharacterized protein LOC133878349 (The sequence of the model RefSeq protein was modified relative to this genomic sequence to represent the inferred CDS: deleted 1 base in 1 codon), with translation MVLTKEFRIVLPMSLEEYEVAQMYMVRKMQQQNTTRTEGIEILESRPFEDVYGKGQYTSKVYRLQSKVPAWLTKFAPADALIMQEEAWNAYPRCKSGLPCPLDFTLCFSIYTCIDVFLFFICKWMLHYPVLKCSYFTKFQLTIKTVHRADNGHSENVHGLSKEQLAARQVEYIDIAFPGKDCWSHLVGRCSLDFSKFKSSRTGRGPLLKGWQAGSDPVMTAYKLVTIDAPYWGFGRRLELALIEGERALFLESHRHSFGWIDEWYGMTAQQMFELVQQNDSTLNERLVKPALMMSIDHFDEGSLDSEDIYGTNTDLHSQQHAQAIDTPNG, from the exons ATGGTTCTGACCAAGGAATT TCGGATTGTCCTGCCCATGTCGCTGGAAGAG tATGAGGTAGCACAGATGTATATGGTCAGGAAGATGCAGCAGCAGAACACGACTAGAACTGAAGGAATTGAAATACTTGAGAGCAGACCCTTCGAAGATGTGTATGGAAAGGGTCAATACACTTCTAAAGTTTATCGTCTACAAAG TAAAGTGCCTGCTTGGCTTACGAAATTTGCACCAGCAGATGCTCTCATCATGCAAGAGGAAGCCTGGAACGCATACCCAAGGTGCAAATCAGGTTTGCCATGTCCTCTT GACTTCACTCTGTGTTTTTCTATTTATACTTGTATTgatgtctttttgttttttatctgCAAATGGATGCTACATTACCCAGTACTGAAG TGCTCATACTTTACCAAGTTTCAGTTAACCATTAAAACTGTTCATAGGGCTGACAATGGGCACTCCGAAAAT GTGCACGGTTTAAGCAAAGAACAGCTGGCAGCCAGGCAGGTAGAATATATTGATATAGCTTTTCCAGGAAAGGATTGTTGGAGTCACCTGGTAGGAAGGTGCAGTCTAGACTTTTCCAAATTCAAATCCTCAAGAACTGGCCGTGGTCCACTTCTGAAGGGATGGCAG GCAGGGTCTGATCCAGTTATGACTGCATACAAATTGGTGACAATTGATGCACCATACTGGGGTTTTGGTCGTCGGCTTGAACTGGCTCTGATAGAG ggTGAAAGAGCTCTTTTCTTGGAAAGTCATCGTCATTCTTTTGGTTGGATTGATGAATGGTATGGGATGACTGCACAACAAATGTTTGAACTTGTGCAACAAAACGACTCTACATTAAATGAG AGGCTCGTCAAGCCGGCTCTAATGATGAGTATCGATCATTTTGACGAGGGATCACTTGATAGTGAAGACATTTATGGCACGAACACTGACCTTCATTCTCAACAGCATGCACAGGCCATTGATACGCCAAAC GGGTAG